In Desulfosalsimonas propionicica, one DNA window encodes the following:
- a CDS encoding efflux RND transporter permease subunit, translated as MNISRAALNHPYAVAAAVLLVAAMGFIGFLRTPSELFPDTFPPQVVVVTVQPGASADDVSDKITEVIEKEINTLSGLESIRSTSRDQVSSVMAEFSYSKDPGQAILDVQNAMARIRADLPVNAQEPKLYRLSDATARPLLTLALRPKNDSRRDLSEIRLLAENQIQDRLLAIAGVADVDVFGGHRPEIRVRVDRDELAANGVHIGEVIAALAEQNISAPAGNIYAGDSEYLVRIAGEFKNLSEIRQLPIRRPGRGLLRISDVAEVELTEQEPRSAYHGNGQAAIALGVIKPEGGNTVAAIERVKSFLPELAALYPDIAFELTQDQQPLIDINMHGMVLSIIEAVIFTVAVIFLFLAEARAALVAGITIPLSFLFTLAVLWFTPYTLNMVTLSGLIVATGMVVDASVVALENIYRHFHAGKGPDGTEGQPDAKTAADTGAREIALAITAGMLTTVAVLVPIIFIGGYPGRTIGRLSLTISLTMVASLVLALTLVPLLTSKVLGRKRKKKNIAERVASWVDVGVGFIRRFYVFILKSALRWRLVTLILAAAFFVLSVRTIPPIIGGALMPPMDTGIAIVEFDLPATDGIGQMEKTLNRVEEIIYAQPGIEKVSSVIGSEPGAISFGTGGATTQSASITVELVDRTQREKSIWAIEETWREKLRQVPGIKSFRVSEYGATPMATTKAPVDIIISGPDARILDRLADQTMQRLQGVRGLTDVRRSWHFDQKQVDVTVDPALARMYGTSPEEVSRQVSAAVQGVPATSMRLADFLDIPIRVQYGRSDRNSLSALEHAYVGSDFGPIPLRAMAEVETQTQRPFITREDLQATIDVTGVNFNMTIAQVTGMAKKALAGLDPPGGYNIEFAGTASDMESTQKQLRQALVIGIVLLYFLLLAMFGSFAHPITIMAAIPLAVAGSMWGLLLFDKPMCMPGTMGMIFLAGIIINNSVLLLDFIIQARKQGSEKNDAIVRAVELRIRPILMTTFSTIIGLSPLIFETAVGLERLSPLGIVAGSGLLVGTFLTMIVVPVVYSGMDSIGHGLSGLLRGHRAGLKEA; from the coding sequence ATGAATATCAGCCGGGCAGCTCTGAATCATCCTTATGCGGTTGCGGCCGCGGTCCTGCTGGTAGCGGCCATGGGGTTTATCGGCTTTCTACGCACGCCATCGGAGCTTTTTCCGGATACCTTTCCGCCCCAGGTGGTGGTGGTGACGGTACAGCCCGGGGCCTCAGCCGACGATGTCAGCGACAAGATCACGGAAGTCATTGAAAAAGAAATCAACACCTTGAGCGGACTGGAAAGTATCCGCAGCACCAGCCGCGACCAGGTCTCGTCCGTGATGGCGGAATTTTCCTACAGCAAAGACCCGGGCCAGGCCATTCTGGATGTGCAGAATGCCATGGCCCGCATCCGGGCGGATCTGCCGGTAAACGCACAGGAACCCAAACTCTATCGCCTAAGCGATGCCACGGCCCGCCCGCTGCTCACCCTTGCCCTGCGGCCGAAAAATGACAGCCGGCGCGATCTTTCCGAAATCCGGCTGCTGGCGGAAAACCAGATCCAGGACCGGCTCCTGGCCATAGCGGGGGTGGCGGACGTGGACGTCTTCGGCGGGCATCGGCCGGAAATCCGGGTACGTGTGGACCGGGACGAACTGGCCGCCAACGGGGTTCACATCGGCGAGGTCATTGCGGCTTTGGCCGAACAAAACATCTCGGCGCCGGCAGGCAACATCTATGCGGGCGACAGCGAATACCTGGTACGTATTGCCGGAGAATTCAAAAATTTAAGCGAAATCCGCCAACTGCCGATCCGCCGGCCGGGCCGTGGTCTGCTGCGCATATCCGATGTGGCCGAGGTGGAACTTACCGAACAGGAGCCGCGCTCTGCCTATCACGGAAACGGCCAGGCAGCCATCGCCCTGGGCGTCATCAAGCCGGAAGGGGGCAATACCGTGGCCGCCATTGAACGGGTCAAGTCCTTTCTGCCGGAACTCGCCGCCCTATATCCCGATATTGCCTTTGAACTCACCCAGGACCAGCAGCCGTTGATTGACATCAACATGCACGGCATGGTGCTGTCCATAATCGAGGCCGTGATCTTTACCGTGGCGGTGATCTTTTTATTTCTGGCAGAGGCGCGGGCCGCCCTGGTGGCCGGCATCACTATACCGCTTTCTTTTCTGTTCACCCTGGCCGTGCTCTGGTTTACGCCCTATACCTTAAACATGGTCACCCTGTCTGGCCTGATCGTGGCCACCGGTATGGTGGTGGACGCCTCCGTGGTGGCCCTGGAAAACATCTACCGCCATTTTCATGCCGGCAAAGGCCCGGATGGAACAGAGGGCCAACCGGATGCCAAAACCGCCGCCGACACCGGCGCCAGAGAAATCGCCCTGGCCATCACCGCCGGCATGCTCACCACGGTGGCGGTCCTGGTGCCCATCATCTTTATCGGCGGCTATCCCGGGCGGACCATCGGCCGGCTGAGTCTGACCATCTCCCTGACCATGGTGGCCTCGCTGGTTCTCGCCCTGACCCTGGTGCCGCTGCTGACCTCGAAGGTACTCGGCCGGAAACGGAAAAAGAAGAATATCGCCGAACGCGTCGCCTCATGGGTGGATGTGGGCGTCGGTTTTATCCGGCGCTTCTATGTATTTATCTTAAAAAGCGCCCTGCGCTGGCGCCTGGTCACCTTGATCCTGGCCGCGGCTTTTTTTGTGCTCAGTGTCCGAACCATCCCGCCGATTATCGGCGGGGCTCTCATGCCGCCCATGGATACGGGAATCGCCATTGTCGAATTCGACCTGCCGGCCACAGACGGCATCGGGCAGATGGAAAAAACCCTGAACCGGGTGGAGGAAATCATCTATGCCCAGCCCGGCATCGAAAAGGTCTCCTCGGTGATCGGTTCGGAGCCCGGTGCCATTTCCTTTGGCACCGGCGGCGCCACCACCCAGTCCGCCTCCATCACGGTTGAACTGGTGGACCGGACACAGCGGGAAAAGTCCATCTGGGCGATCGAGGAAACCTGGCGGGAAAAGCTGCGGCAGGTGCCGGGGATCAAAAGCTTCCGGGTCAGCGAGTACGGGGCCACGCCCATGGCCACCACCAAGGCGCCCGTGGATATCATCATCAGCGGACCGGATGCCAGGATACTGGACCGACTGGCCGACCAAACCATGCAGCGGCTGCAGGGCGTGCGCGGCCTTACCGATGTACGCCGAAGCTGGCATTTTGATCAAAAACAAGTGGATGTGACCGTGGACCCGGCCCTGGCGCGCATGTACGGCACCTCCCCGGAAGAAGTCTCCCGGCAGGTCAGCGCAGCGGTGCAGGGCGTGCCCGCCACCTCCATGCGGCTTGCAGATTTTCTCGATATTCCCATCCGGGTGCAGTACGGCCGGTCTGATCGCAACAGCCTGTCCGCCCTGGAACATGCCTATGTGGGATCGGATTTCGGCCCCATACCGCTGCGGGCCATGGCAGAAGTAGAAACGCAGACCCAGCGCCCCTTTATCACCCGGGAGGATCTGCAGGCCACCATTGATGTGACCGGTGTCAACTTTAATATGACCATCGCCCAGGTCACAGGCATGGCCAAAAAGGCCCTGGCCGGTCTGGATCCGCCGGGCGGCTATAACATCGAATTTGCCGGCACCGCATCGGACATGGAAAGCACTCAAAAGCAGCTCCGCCAGGCCCTGGTCATCGGCATTGTGCTGCTCTATTTCCTGCTTCTGGCCATGTTCGGCTCATTTGCCCATCCCATTACCATCATGGCGGCCATTCCCCTGGCCGTGGCCGGCTCCATGTGGGGGCTTTTATTGTTTGACAAGCCCATGTGCATGCCCGGCACCATGGGCATGATCTTTCTGGCCGGCATCATTATCAACAACAGCGTGCTGCTGCTCGATTTCATCATCCAGGCCAGAAAACAGGGCTCGGAGAAAAACGACGCCATCGTCCGCGCAGTGGAGCTGCGCATCCGGCCCATCCTGATGACTACGTTTTCTACGATCATCGGGCTCTCCCCCCTGATATTTGAAACCGCAGTGGGGCTGGAGCGATTAAGCCCGCTTGGCATCGTGGCCGGAAGCGGCCTTCTGGTGGGCACGTTCCTGACAATGATCGTGGTGCCGGTGGTCTACTCGGGCATGGACAGCATCGGCCATGGGCTTTCCGGCCTGCTGCGGGGACATAGAGCCGGTCTGAAAGAAGCGTAG